In Nicotiana tomentosiformis unplaced genomic scaffold, ASM39032v3 Un00392, whole genome shotgun sequence, the following are encoded in one genomic region:
- the LOC138904107 gene encoding nucleolin 1-like gives MAKTSKTVPQQIAFSSFWPATGTEAVSLEVVALETTSPVAATNEQAPEPHLSVFIPGDCSIVDNFKDEKPSRIRRDTRETDPPPTQKADEDPRGESSQDASSAPKEVPITIKISGKPSFTESMLEEAQTRKEKSNKGSAIAERDALGKELEITRSKSEATRDDAEEIVAQYRADVEAAKARLKTTTEYVRRLSRRETLEEIHARDFDLSAEIDVAKRFEVEAKKLAKPEDEEGSEGSNEPEDEEGPNGSGDEVGSGEDQA, from the exons atggcaaaaacatcaaaaactgtTCCTCAACAAATTGCCTTTTCATCTTTTTGGCCGGCCACTGGTACTGAAGCGGTTTCCCTCGAGGTGGTGGCCCTCGAAACAACTTCCCCTGTTGCAGCTACTAATGAACAGGCCCCCGAGCCCCATTTGTCGGTGTTTATTCCCGGCGACTGCTCGATTGTTGACAACTTCAAAGACGAGAAGCCTTCAC GCATTCGAAGGGATACTCGCGAGACTGACCCCCCTCCAACTCAAAAAGCTGATGAGGATCCTCGAGGTGAATCTTCCCAGGATGCCAGTTCTGCACCGAAGGAAGTGCCCATTACAATTAAGATCTCGGGGAAGCCCTCTTTCACCGAGTCTATGCTCGAAGAAGCCCAAACAAGGAAGGAGAAATCGAACAAAG GCTCGGCCATTGCTGAACGGGATGCCCTTGGCAAAGAGCTCGAAATAACGAGGTCCAAGTCGGAAGCAACCAGGGATGATGCTGAAGAGATTGTGGCCCAGTATAGGGCTGATGTAGAAGCAGCCAAGGCTCGCCTGAAAACTACCACCGAGTACGTGAGGCGGctatctcggagggagaccctcgaagagatccatgcccgaGACTTTGACCTGTCGGCCGAGATCGATGTGGCAAAAAGGTTTGAGGTTGAGGCCAAGAAACTTGCTAAAcccgaggatgaagaaggatcTGAGGGCTCCAATGAACCCGAAGATGAAGAAGGCCCCAATGGTTCTGGTGACGAGGTGGGTTCTGGTGAAGATCAGGCGTAG